Proteins from a single region of Seriola aureovittata isolate HTS-2021-v1 ecotype China chromosome 9, ASM2101889v1, whole genome shotgun sequence:
- the hipk1a gene encoding homeodomain-interacting protein kinase 1 isoform X4: MSDRRRCVQASNTDMASQLQVFSSPSVSSSAYSRSKRLKVENPAWDVSNQLGDNGYYQQSPTQGAVPSTSGSNFNPVYNPNQVHPPTAGSREQTVVRAADSTGSLRGPPSSSSSSSSSRRVKDAESSSQPCDLYHKQYSLKRKSEEVDSSDSVQILEELSAPVVSNRTGGGGGTTTAQSIAHSTSTTKSSNSHSEGDYQLVQHEILCSMSNSYEVLEFLGRGTFGQVAKCWKRGTNEIVAIKILKNHPSYARQGQIEVSILSRLSTENADEFNFVRSYECFQHKNHTCLVFEMLEQNLYDFLKHSKFSPLLLKCIRPILQQVATALMKLKSLGLIHADLKPENIMLVDPLRQPYRVKVIDFGSASHVSKAVCSTYLQSRYYRAPEIILGLPFCEAIDMWSLGCVIAELFLGWPLYPGASEYDQIRYISQTQGLPAEYLLSAGTKTSRFFNRGPDSSYPLWRLKTPAEHEAEMGIKSKEARKYIFNCLDDMMQVNMTSLEGTDILAEKADRREFIDLLKKMLTLDADKRITPMKTLNHPFVTMTHLLHFPHSSHVKSCFQNMDICKRRCSAFENGKNMFASNNTPSAATNLTVTFSSQLNQHNQMASTGGQSLSLSSNVPLLNYQPGLYQQATINIPGLTQQGVPLQTRPTQLCTQTEPFQQTLIVCPPTIQGLQTSNKPSGYPVRMDNSVPLVPQNQSSQSLHIQPGMLAQASLDPLLVGSLYGSVAGMPRLGSVQLPVGCRGGNLCSFLDQNASMLQGWPAGTQQILIPSTWQQMPGMAIHNPGQTVVPDSPMGAPVSDSQQASGWRGRHGSQYDGASQQDSGVGRHAASQNHNSGAAHSRAQQGKRSKARHAESRARPVSSVQSAATVVHNTFAGDQSQPIVISDTPSPAVSIITIHSDSEDEDDRKFPAACSGTSQRTNVISCVTVHDSHDSDSSTSSPLSPKTTSQPTKSLAIIMPSVKSQPGESTTHKAPAAPEQATSGSGKSKKGSAQQSSRPAESNTDRHQRAASSRSQPLNLSQEAVVP; the protein is encoded by the exons ATGTCAGATCGGCGACGGTGTGTTCAGGCATCAAATACAG ACATGGCGTCGCAGCTCCAGGtgttctcctctccctctgtgtcctccAGTGCCTACTCTCGTTCAAAGAGGCTCAAAGTGGAGAACCCTGCCTGGGATGTGTCCAACCAGCTGGGAGACAATGGTTACTACCAACAGAGCCCCACCCAGGGAGCTGTACCCTCCACTTCTGGCTCTAACTTCAATCCAGTGTACAACCCCAACCAGGTGCATCCGCCGACTGCAGGCTCCCGGGAGCAGACAGTGGTGCGGGCGGCAGACAGCACAGGTAGCCTTCGCggacctccctcctcctcctcgtcctcctcctctagCCGTCGCGTCAAGGATGCGGAGTCCTCCTCCCAGCCGTGTGACCTCTACCACAAGCAGTACAGCTTGAAGCGGAAAAGCGAGGAGGTGGACAGCAGCGACAGCGTCCAGATACTGGAGGAGCTCTCGGCCCCCGTGGTCTCAAACCGCactggtggtggaggggggacCACCACAGCTCAGTCCATAGCACATTCCACATCTACCACAAAGAGCAGCAACTCCCACAGTGAGGGCGACTACCAGCTGGTCCAGCATGAGATCCTGTGCTCCATGTCCAACAGCTACGAGGTGCTCGAGTTCCTGGGACGCGGTACCTTCGGCCAGGTGGCAAAATGCTGGAAGCGAGGCACAAATGAGATAGTGGCTATTAAAATCTTGAAGAACCATCCCTCTTATGCTCGGCAAGGTCAAATAGAA GTGAGCATCCTCAGCAGGCTGAGCACAGAGAACGCTGACGAGTTCAACTTTGTCCGCTCGTACGAGTGTTTCCAGCACAAGAACCACACGTGCCTTGTGTTTGAGATGCTGGAGCAGAACCTTTACGACTTCCTGAAGCACAGCAAGTTCAGCCCCCTGCTGCTCAAGTGCATTCGGCCCATTCTGCAGCAGGTCGCCACAGCGCTGATGAAGCTGAAAAGCCTGGGGCTGATCCACGCCGACCTGAAGCCTGAAAACATTATGCTGGTGGATCCTTTGAGGCAGCCGTACAGAGTGAAAGTCATTGATTTTGGCTCCGCCAGCCACGTGTCCAAAGCGGTTTGCTCCACCTACCTGCAGTCACGATACTACAG AGCTCCAGAGATCATCCTGGGCCTTCCTTTCTGTGAGGCCATCGACATGTGGTCCTTGGGATGTGTCATTGCTGAGCTGTTTTTGGGATGGCCCCTTTATCCTGGAGCCTCAGAGTACGATCAG ATACGTTACATTTCCCAGACACAGGGCCTTCCAGCAGAGTACCTGCTGAGTGCAGGGACTAAGACCAGTCGCTTTTTCAACAGAGGCCCGGACTCGAGCTACCCCCTCTGGAGACTGAAG ACACCCGCAGAGCATGAGGCAGAGATGGGGATCAAATCAAAGGAGGCAAGAAAATACATCTTCAACTGTCTTGACGATATGATGCAG GTGAACATGACGAGCCTGGAGGGGACGGACATCTTGGCGGAGAAGGCTGACAGACGGGAGTTCATAGACCTGCTGAAGAAGATGCTGACGCTTGACGCGGACAAACGGATCACGCCCATGAAGACTCTGAACCACCCCTTTGTTACCATGACGCACCTGTTGCACTTCCCTCACAGCTCACA CGTGAAGTCCTGCTTCCAAAACATGGATATATGCAAACGCAGATGCAGCGCCTTTGAGAatggaaaaaacatgtttgccAGCAACAATACCCCAAGTGCTGCCACCAATCTCACTGTCACCTTTAGTAGCCAACTAAACCAGCACAATCAG ATGGCCTCTACGGGAGGCCAGTCCCTGTCCCTCAGCAGTAACGTCCCGTTGCTGAACTACCAGCCCGGCCTCTACCAGCAGGCCACCATAAACATCCCGGGCCTGACCCAGCAGGGCGTACCCCTGCAGACCAGACCCACCCAGCTCTGCACCCAGACCGAACCCTTCCAGCAAACGCTCATAGTTTGCCCTCCGACCATCCAGG GTCTTCAAACATCCAATAAGCCCTCTGGTTATCCGGTGAGGATGGACAACTCAGTACCCTTAGTCCCTCAGAACCAGTCGTCCCAGTCTCTTCACATCCAGCCCGGCATGCTGGCACAG GCCTCCCTCGACCCCCTGCTGGTAGGCAGCCTGTACGGCTCAGTGGCGGGAATGCCACGTTTAGGCTCGGTCCAGCTGCCAGTTGGCTGTAGGGGTGGAAACCTCTGCAGCTTTCTGGATCAGAATGCCTCCATGCTG cAGGGCTGGCCAGCAGGCACACAGCAGATCCTCATCCCTTCCACATGGCAGCAGATGCCAGGCATGGCCATCCACAACCCTGGGCAGACCGTAGTGCCTGACTCACCTATGGGAGCCCCGGTCTCTGACAGTCAACAAGCTTCTGGCTGGAG GGGTCGTCACGGCAGCCAGTACGATGGCGCCAGCCAGCAGGACTCTGGTGTTGGCCGTCACGCTGCCTCCCAGAACCACAACTCAGGGGCCGCTCACTCAAGAGCCCAACAGGGCAAGAGGTCAAAGGCTCGACATGCTGAGAGCAGAGCCAG GCCTGTGTCATCGGTGCAATCAGCCGCCACTGTGGTCCACAATACTTTTGCTGGTGACCAGTCTCAGCCCATCGTCATCTCTGACACACCCAGTCCCGCTGTCAGCATCATCACCATCCACAGCGACTCAGAAGATGAGGATGACAGGAAGTTCCCTGCTGCATG ctctggaACGAGCCAGAGGACCAACGTGATCAGCTGTGTGACAGTACACGACTCCCATGACTCTGATTCCTCCACCAGCAGCCCCCTCAGCCCCAAGACCACCTCACAGCCCACCAAGTCTCTGGCCATTATCATGCCCTCAGTGAAGAGCCAGCCTGGAGAGAGCACAACCCATaaagctccagcagctccag AACAAGCTACAAGTGGCTCTGGAAAGTCCAAGAAGGGGTCGGCTCAGCAGTCAAGTCGGCCAGCAGAGTCCAACACTGATCGCCACCAACGGGCCGCATCCAGCAGATCTCAGCCTCTTAACCTGAGTCAG gaagcagtAGTTCCCTGA